The DNA region CCGAGGCGGCCTACATCGTCGACAACAGCGCGGCCAAGGCGATCGTCGGCTCGGGCACACTCAAGGACACCCTCGCCGGTCTCGCCGCAGAACTGCCCAAGGGCTTGCCCGCGGTCCTGGTCATCGCCGACGGCCAACTCGACGGGTGGCAGACCTACCCCGAATGTGTTGCCGATCAACCCGATACACCGATCGCCGACGAGATCGAAGGCGACCTGCTGCAGTACTCATCGGGTACCACGGGCCGGCCGAAGGGCATCAAACGCGAACTGCCGCACCTGCCTCCGGCCGAAGTGTCCGGCCTGATGGCCGCGCTGGTGTCGTTCTGGATGCATCCCGACGCCGTCTACCTCAGCCCCGCGCCGCTCTATCACACCGCCCCGTCGGTGTGGTCCATGCAGACGCAGGCCGGTGGCATCACGACCGTGGTGATGGAGAAGTTCGACGCCGAGGGGGCGCTGGACGCGATCGCCAAGCACCGCGTCACGCATGGTCAGTTCGTCCCGGTGATGTTCACGCGGATGTTGAAACTGCCTGCCGACAAGCGGTTGTCCTACGACGTGTCGAGCCTGGAGAGGGTGATGCACGCGGCCGCCCCGTGCCCGGTGGACATCAAGAAGCAGATGATCGACTGGTGGGGCCCGATCGTCGACGAGTACTACGCCTCCTCGGAGGCGCACGGGTCCACGCTGATCACCGCCGACGAGTGGCTGGCACACCCCGGGTCGGTCGGCAGACCGCTGGCCGGCGCACTGCACATCCTCGACGAGGCGGGAAACGAACTGCCCCCCGGCCAGGCCGGCGAGATCTACTTCGAGGGCGGCTTCGACTTCGAGTACCTCAACGATCCGGGCAAGACCGCCTCGTCCCGCGATGCGCGTGGCTGGAAGACGGTGGGCGACATCGGTTATGTCGACGAGGAGGGATATCTCTACCTCACCGACCGCAGGCATCACATGATCATTTCCGGCGGGGTGAACATCTATCCGCAGGAGGCCGAGAACCTGCTCGTCACCCACCCGAAGGTGATGGACGCCGCGGTCTTCGGCATCCCCGACGACGAGATGGGCCAGAGCGTCAAAGCTGCGGTGCAGACCGTCGATCCCGCCGACGCCACCGACAGCTTTGCCGATGAGCTGATCACGTGGCTGCGAGACCGGTTGGCGCACTACAAATGTCCGCGCTCGATCTCGTTCGAGGCGCAGCTCCCGCGCACCGACACCGGCAAGCTGTACAAGCAGGAGCTGATCAAGAAGTACTCGTGACCAACCAGAATGAAGTCGAACTCGCCGGAGGGGTGATCGTCGCGATCGGATCTCCCTCCGATGAAGCGACTCTCACCCTCACCGAGGCGCCCTCGGCCGACCGTCGGGTGGTGACCGTCGAATCGGTGCCCGACGCGGTTGCCGAGCTAACCGAACGCTGCCGACGATGGCCGCAGGCCGCGGCCGTGTGTGACGACGTGTTGCGCGCCCTTGACCCGAAAGGGCCGACCTTCGCCGGGATCGTCACC from Mycobacterium sp. DL includes:
- the fadD4 gene encoding fatty-acid--CoA ligase FadD4, whose translation is MQIRDTAVATPDKPAIVMYPSGTVVTFGELEARANRLAHFFRAAGLVEGDAVAILMENSEHMHTVMWAARRAGLYYVPINTHLTAAEAAYIVDNSAAKAIVGSGTLKDTLAGLAAELPKGLPAVLVIADGQLDGWQTYPECVADQPDTPIADEIEGDLLQYSSGTTGRPKGIKRELPHLPPAEVSGLMAALVSFWMHPDAVYLSPAPLYHTAPSVWSMQTQAGGITTVVMEKFDAEGALDAIAKHRVTHGQFVPVMFTRMLKLPADKRLSYDVSSLERVMHAAAPCPVDIKKQMIDWWGPIVDEYYASSEAHGSTLITADEWLAHPGSVGRPLAGALHILDEAGNELPPGQAGEIYFEGGFDFEYLNDPGKTASSRDARGWKTVGDIGYVDEEGYLYLTDRRHHMIISGGVNIYPQEAENLLVTHPKVMDAAVFGIPDDEMGQSVKAAVQTVDPADATDSFADELITWLRDRLAHYKCPRSISFEAQLPRTDTGKLYKQELIKKYS